A section of the Oryza sativa Japonica Group chromosome 1, ASM3414082v1 genome encodes:
- the LOC4326546 gene encoding receptor-like protein kinase HSL1: METMAKAPGPVYLLFLLLALPCCLIPHRGAAQPAANEARLLLQIKRAWGDPAVLAGWNDTAAPAAHCSWPYVTCDTAGRVTNLSLANTNVSGPVSDAVGGLSSLVHLDLYNNNINGTFPTSVYRCVSLRYLNLSQNYLGGELPADIGVGLGENLTTLVLSGNYFTGTIPKSLSRLQKLEWLMLDNNNLTGTIPGELGDLTSLTTLTISTNKLGPGQLPESFKNLTKLTTLWARKCQLVGDMPAYVADMPDLVTLDLAVNNLTGSIPPGIWSLKKLQCLFLFANKLTGDIVVADGAFAAVNLVFIDLSANPKLGGPIPQDFGLLQKLEVIHLYFNNFSGEIPASIGRLPALKEIHLFNNSLTGVLPPELGQKSPDLWDLEVDFNKFTGPIPEGLCDGGKLNIFTAANNLLNGSIPERLAGCTTLQTLFLPNNKLSGDVPEALWTATKLQFVQLQNNGLTGTLPSTMYSNLSSLTVENNQFRGSIPAAAAALQKFIAGNNNFSGEIPESLGNGMPVLQTLNLSGNQLSGGIPKSVSKLKVLTQLDLSKNQLSGEIPAELGAMPVLNALDLSSNRLSGGIPSSLASLNLNSLNLSSNQLSGQVPAKFAIGAYARSFLDNPTLCTSGLGSSYLAGVRSCNAGSPGSASSGGVSPGLRAGLLVAGAALLLVIVALAFFAVRDIRRRRKRVAQREDWKITPFQTDLGFSEAAILRGLTEENLVGRGGSGSVYRVAYTNRYTGGDGAVAVKKIRTGAAKVEEKLEREFESEARILGNVRHNNIVRLLCCVSGDEAKLLVYDYMDNGSLDGWLHGRRAINDGRPVVAAVARARSARGGAPALDWPTRLRVAVGAAQGLYYMHHECTPPIVHRDVKTSNILLDSEFRAKVADFGLARMLAQAGTPDTVSAVAGSFGYMAPECGYTRKVDEKVDVYSFGVVLLELTTGKAANDGGEHGSLADWARHHYQSGESIPDATDQCIRYAGYSDEIEVVFRLGVMCTGATPASRPTMKDVLQILVKCSEQTHQKCKAESGQEEYEVAPLLLPQRGSRRKQPAKAKGADDDADERSDFDSIV, translated from the exons ATGGAAACCATGGCAAAAGCACCGGGCCCTGTGTACCTCCTCTTCCTGCTGCTCGCGCTGCCTTGCTGCCTCATCCCGCACCGCGGCGCGGCCCAGCCCGCGGCGAACGAGGCGCGGCTGCTCCTCCAGATCAAGCGCGCGTGGGGCGACCCGGCCGTGCTCGCGGGATGGAACGACACGGCCGCGCCCGCGGCTCACTGCTCCTGGCCCTACGTCACATGCGACACCGCCGGGCGCGTCACGAACCTCTCCCTCGCCAACACCAACGTGTCCGGCCCCGTGTCGGACGCCGTCGGCGGCCTCTCCAGCCTCGTGCACCTCGACCTCTACAACAACAACATCAACGGTACGTTCCCGACGAGCGTGTACCGCTGCGTTTCTCTCCGGTACCTCAACCTGTCTCAGAACTACCTCGGCGGGGAGCTCCCCGCCGACATCGGCGTCGGCCTCGGGGAGAACCTGACAACTCTAGTCCTCAGCGGCAACTACTTCACTGGCACCATCCCCAAGTCGTTGTCCCGATTGCAGAAGCTGGAGTGGCTGATGCTGGACAACAACAACCTCACCGGCACAATCCCGGGAGAGCTCGGCGACCTGACGAGCCTTACGACGCTGACGATCTCGACGAACAAGCTCGGACCGGGTCAGCTGCCGGAGTCGTTCAAGAACCTGACTAAGCTGACAACCCTCTGGGCGAGAAAGTGTCAGCTCGTCGGCGACATGCCAGCCTATGTGGCCGACATGCCGGACTTGGTGACGCTCGACCTGGCGGTCAACAACTTGACAGGAAGCATTCCTCCGGGGATCTGGAGCCTGAAGAAGCTGCAGTGCCTGTTTCTATTTGCGAACAAGCTCACCGGCGACATCGTCGTCGCCGATGGTGCTTTCGCCGCAGTGAATTTGGTTTTCATCGACCTGTCCGCGAATCCCAAGCTGGGTGGACCGATTCCTCAAGACTTTGGTCTCTTGCAGAAGCTTGAAGTCATCCACCTGTACTTTAACAACTTCTCCGGTGAGATACCGGCGAGCATCGGTCGGTTGCCGGCATTGAAGGAAATACACCTATTCAATAATAGTCTCACCGGCGTTCTACCACCGGAGCTTGGGCAGAAGTCACCGGATTTGTGGGATCTTGAGGTTGATTTCAACAAGTTCACCGGCCCGATTCCTGAGGGGCTGTGTGACGGCGGCAAGCTCAACATATTCACCGCAGCGAACAACCTCTTGAACGGCTCCATCCCGGAGAGGCTCGCCGGCTGCACCACGCTCCAGACCCTGTTTCTCCCCAACAACAAGCTGTCCGGCGATGTGCCAGAGGCGCTATGGACGGCGACAAAGCTCCAATTCGTGCAGCTGCAGAATAATGGCCTCACCGGGACTCTGCCTTCCACCATGTACAGCAACCTTTCGAGCTTAACCGTGGAGAACAACCAATTTCGTGGTAGcatccccgcggcggcggctgctcttCAGAAGTTCATCGCCGGGAACAACAATTTTTCCGGGGAGATCCCGGAGAGTCTCGGCAACGGCATGCCGGTGCTGCAGACACTAAACCTGTCTGGTAACCAGCTCTCCGGCGGGATCCCGAAGAGCGTTTCCAAGCTTAAAGTCTTGACTCAGCTTGATTTGAGCAAGAACCAGCTCTCCGGCGAGATACCGGCCGAGCTGGGCGCCATGCCGGTGCTCAACGCACTTGACCTGTCGTCGAACAGGCTCTCCGGCGGCATACCGTCGTCTCTTGCCAGTCTGAATCTCAACTCGCTCAACCTCTCGTCCAACCAGCTCAGCGGCCAGGTGCCGGCCAAGTTCGCCATAGGTGCCTACGCCCGCAGCTTCCTTGACAACCCCACCCTCTGTACCTCAGGCCTGGGCTCCAGCTACCTCGCCGGCGTGCGGTCCTGCAACGCCGGATCGCCAGGCAGCGCTTCCTCCGGTGGCGTCTCGCCAGGGCTCCGCGCCGGTCTCCTCGTAGCCGGGGCCGcgctcctcctcgtcatcgtgGCGTTGGCCTTCTTCGCCGTCCGCGACATCAGGAGAAGAAGGAAGCGCGTGGCGCAGCGCGAGGACTGGAAGATCACGCCTTTCCAGACCGATCTGGGCTTCAGCGAGGCGGCCATACTCCGGGGTCTAACGGAGGAGAACctcgtcggccgcggcggctcggggagcGTGTACCGCGTCGCCTACACCAACCGGtacaccggcggcgacggcgccgtggCCGTGAAGAAGATACGGACGGGCGCCGCGAAGGTGGAGGAGAAGCTGGAGCGCGAGTTCGAGTCGGAGGCGCGCATCCTCGGCAACGTCCGGCACAACAACATCGTCAGGCTGCTCTGCTGCGTCTCCGGCGACGAGGCCAAGCTCCTGGTGTACGACTACATGGACAACGGCAGCCTGGACGGGTGGCTCCACGGGCGCCGCGCCATCAACGACGGGCGCCCCGTGGTGGCCGCTGTGGCGAGGGCGCGGTCCGCGCGGGGCGGCGCGCCCGCTTTGGACTGGCCGACGAGGCTCAGGGTGGCCGTCGGCGCCGCGCAGGGGCTGTACTACATGCACCACGAGTGCACCCCGCCCATCGTCCACCGCGACGTCAAGACGAGCAACATCCTGCTCGACTCCGAGTTCCGGGCTAAGGTCGCCGACTTTGGGCTGGCCAGGATGCTGGCGCAGGCCGGCACGCCCGACACCGTGTCCGCCGTTGCAGGCTCGTTCGGCTACATGGCTCCCG aGTGTGGTTACACGAGAAAGGTTGATGAGAAGGTGGACGTGTACAGCTTTGGGGTGGTGCTCCTGGAGCTTACCACGGGCAAGGCggccaacgacggcggcgagcacggttCCCTGGCGGACTGGGCGCGGCACCACTATCAATCGGGAGAGAGCATCCCCGACGCTACGGATCAGTGCATCAGGTACGCGGGTTACTCCGACGAGATCGAGGTGGTGTTCAGGCTAGGCGTGATGTGCACGGGGGCCACGCCCGCGTCACGGCCAACCATGAAGGACGTGCTGCAGATCCTGGTCAAATGCTCCGAGCAGACGCACCAGAAATGCAAGGCGGAGAGCGGGCAGGAGGAGTACGAAGTGGCGCCGCTGTTGCTGCCGCAACGAGGCAGCCGCCGGAAACAGCCCGCGAAGGCCAAAGGAGCAGACGACGACGCTGACGAGAGGAGCGATTTCGATTCCATTGTCTGA
- the LOC4326547 gene encoding hexokinase-6, whose translation MGKGTVVGTAVVVCAAAAAAVGVAVVVSRRRRSKREAEEERRRRAAAVIEEVEQRFSTPTALLRGIADAMVEEMERGLRADPHAPLKMLISYVDNLPTGDEHGLFYALDLGGTNFRVIRVQLGGREKRVVSQQYEEVAIPPHLMVGTSMELFDFIAAELESFVKTEGEDFHLPEGRQRELGFTFSFPVHQTSISSGTLIKWTKGFSINGTVGEDVVAELSRAMERQGLDMKVTALVNDTVGTLAGGRYVDNDVAAAVILGTGTNAAYVEHANAIPKWTGLLPRSGNMVINMEWGNFKSERLPRSDYDNALDFESLNPGEQIYEKMISGMYLGEIVRRILLKLAHDASLFGDVVPTKLEQRFILRTPDMSAMHHDTSHDLKHLGAKLKDILGVADTSLEARYITLHVCDLVAERGARLAAAGIYGILKKLGRDRVPSDGSQKQRTVIALDGGLYEHYKKFRTCLEATLADLLGEEAASSVVVKLANDGSGIGAALLAASHSQYASVE comes from the exons aTGGGGAAGGGGACGGTAGTGgggacggcggtggtggtgtgcgctgcagcggccgcggcggttggggtggcggtggtggtgtcgcggaggaggaggagcaagcgggaggcggaggaggagcggcggaggagggccgCCGCTGTGATCGAGGAGGTGGAGCAGAGGTTCTCGACGCCCACGGCGCTGCTGCGCGGCATCgcggacgccatggtggaggagatggagcgcgGCCTCCGCGCCGACCCTCACGCCCCGCTCAAGATGCTCATCAGCTACGTCGACAACCTCCCCACCGG GGATGAGCACGGACTGTTCTATGCTCTCGATCTTGGGGGCACCAATTTCCGTGTTATACGTGTTCAGCTTGGAGGAAGGGAAAAGCGTGTTGTTAGTCAACAGTACGAAGAGGTTGCCATTCCACCTCACCTGATGGTTGGGACTTCTATG GAACTGTTTGACTTCATTGCGGCTGAGTTGGAAAGTTTTGTCAAGACCGAGGGAGAGGATTTCCACTTGCCAGAGGGCAGGCAGAGAGAGTTAGGCTTCACCTTTTCTTTCCCAGTGCACCAAACATCAATATCATCAGGCACTCTTATTAAGTGGACAAAGGGATTTTCCATCAATGGCACG GTGGGGGAAGATGTTGTGGCTGAATTGAGCAGGGCTATGGAAAGGCAAGGGCTTGATATGAAAGTTACAGCTCTT GTTAATGACACTGTAGGCACATTGGCTGGCGGAAGATATGTTGATAATGACGTTGCTGCTGCTGTAATATTAGGCACTGGCACAAACGCAGCCTACGTGGAGCATGCAAATGCAATTCCAAAATGGACTGGATTACTACCTAGATCAGGAAATATG GTGATTAACATGGAATGGGGAAACTTCAAGTCAGAAAGGCTTCCTCGTTCAGATTACGATAATGCCTTGGACTTTGAAAGTTTAAACCCAGGCGAGCAG ATATATGAAAAGATGATTTCCGGCATGTATCTTGGAGAGATTGTGCGCAGAATCTTGCTTAAGCTTGCTCATGATGCTTCCTTGTTTGGAGATGTTGTTCCAACAAAGCTGGAGCAGCGCTTTATACTGAG GACGCCGGACATGTCAGCGATGCATCATGATACCTCACATGATCTGAAACACCTGGGAGCTAAGCTGAAGGATATCCTGGGG GTCGCTGATACTTCCCTGGAAGCACGATACATCACCCTTCATGTCTGCGACCTCGTTGCAGAGAGAGGTGCACGCTTAGCTGCTGCTGGTATATATGGCATTCTAAAGAAGCTGGGCAGGGACAGAGTGCCAAGTGACGGTAGTCAAAAGCAGAGGACTGTCATTGCTCTGGATGGTGGTCTCTATGAGCATTACAAGAAGTTCAGAACCTGCCTAGAAGCAACGCTTGCAGACCTGCTTGGAGAGGAGGCTGCCTCATCAGTTGTTGTCAAGTTGGCAAACGATGGCTCTGGCATCGGAGCTGCACTTCTTGCAGCATCTCACTCCCAGTATGCTAGCGTCGAGTAG